In Catenulispora sp. MAP5-51, the sequence GCCTCGAACCGATCGACCTCGCCAGCGATGCCGTCCGCGATTGCATGGAGAGAGTCCTGGGCCACCCTCAAACGCTATTCGAACAGATATGCGAGATCAATGCGGGCGGCTGCGTGTTCACCGGATCGGGTGACCGCGAGTCGTCGCTGCTCTCGGGCGCCAGGCGTCAGCTGGACGCTGGCGCGTCTCCCGCACCGAAGGCCGGCACGTCCTCAACGGTGACGTCGAGCCAAAGACGAGCGAATCGCACTGGGTGTCGCCGGACGCCCCGGTCCCGGGCGGTATCGGCGACGATTTCAGCGACCAGGCTCGGCTCGACGAGTACGACATCCAGCGGGGCGCGCGAACCCCAGGAAGCCCTGAACCGGATGCCCTTCCATGGATGCGCGGTGCAGGCGGGCGTCAGCTCACTAGAAGGTTGCCGAGCTGCGGCGCCTCCTATCGGGTTCTTCGGCCCACTGCCCGACGGACTCCAACCTGGTCCAGTCGCCCGAGGACGAGCGATCTGGACATCGACACCGTCTTCAATCAGCACGTCACCGTCAGCCGGGAGCTGTTCGAGGGTGTCGAACAGCCGGGCGCGTTCCTCGGCGGAGCCGGTCCGCAGGCGCAGGGCCATGAACTCGCGGGCGAAGGCGAAAACAGGAGGTAGCGCATCGGTACCTCGGTGCCCCAGCGCTCGGCATGCTTCTTGCAGACCGGCGCGAAGTCGGGATGCCGCTGGGAGAGGAAAGCGCCTGCGTTGGCGTTCGTGATCGCGCGGGGTCCTGGCTCGCTCACGTGAGTGGATAGGCGTGAGCAGCTGCTGCGGCGTGGGGCGCGCCCAGCAGCCAGCGAATGCGGTCGACGGCGCCGTGCGCGTGCATCGCCAGCGCGCCTGCTAGGCCAGGCCGCGTTGCCGCGCCGTTGTCCAGGCCTCCGGCTGCGACGACAGCACGCAGTTGTCCGGCTCGATCGCCGAGCAGCGCCACGACTGCGCGGGCTGCGTAGGCGTCGGTCGATGCGGCGGAGATCGTCGCTTCGTGTAGCTGTGGGTCGTCTGTGTCGCCGGCGAGTTTGGCAAGTGAGATGGCGGTGAGTGCGGCCTGTGTGCGGAAGTAGACGTTTGTGGGGTCACCGGTCGTGATGAGTTGCTGTGCTTGGCTGAGTGCCTGGCCGAGCCGGTCGGGCTGGAGCTGCCCGTCGAGAGCGCAGAAGCTGTAGAGCAGTGCCTGAACGGCGTGCTCCTCTGGGTTGGTCGGTTCGCTGGCGTCGACCATCTCAGCGGCTGTTTTGGCCTCGCCCGCATGCAGTCGGGCCAGGATGACCGCTTGGCGGCCGGTCCACAGGTGCGGGCCGACGCCCTTGTGCTTGGCTGCCTCGTCGGCGGCTCGCTGCCACTGTCCGGCGGCCAGTAGTGCGCGCAGCCCGTCCTCCAGGAGGGTGGCCCACAGGTGAAGGCAGACGTCGTGGTGCTGTTTGTCGCCTCGGATAACAGCGCCGAGGTCTGCGACGAGGCCGCTGCCCAGGTCCGCGACGCCCCGCTGGCGGGCCGCTTGGTACATCTCCCCGAGGATTCGGAAGGCCTGTTGGCCGTTGCTGCGGCGTGTCATCAGCCGCGCAATGTTGATCAGGGGTTGTAGTGCTGCGACGGCTGTTGCTGCGTCGAGGTCGGGGGCGTCGGCGAACGCCTGATAGTGCTGCCAGCTCAGTGTCTCAGCCAGGTCGTGCAGGCCGACGTCTGAGGCGATCAGGGATGTGGTGTTGATCACGCCGCTGGCGCGGACCACCTTGTCGTGGTGGCCCTCGTCGCGTGCGTCGGTGGCGAAGTTCACCAGGGCGGCCAGCCGCTCGGCGAGCGGGCGGCCGGCTGGTCTGGGCTTGGCGATGAGGGGGAAGCGTGCGGCTATCGCCGGGTCCACGGGCTATGTCCTCTCGGGCCAGTCGACGGCGATGCGGGAGGCGGGCTTGTCGATGATGAACCGGGCGCCGGCGACGTCCAGCCGGTTGCGGGCCTCGCCGAGCGCGGCGCGGAAAGTGGGCTGGGGCATGTCGTTGCCGCCGCGGCTGTCCCAGTCGTGGGCGATGTCGACCATGGTCTTCACGAGGGCGGCTGCCGTTGGTCCGTGGCCTGTGACGCCGATCTGCCAGTAGTGGCTGGTCTCGTCGTCGTCCTCGCGGATGGTCAGGTAGGCCAGGGATCCGTTTTCGATGGTGCCCATCGAGCCCCAGGTGAAGTGGCCGGTGAAGTCGGGGCGGCGTCCAGGTAGGCGGGACAGGCCGTTGGGCAGGGTACAGGTCATCCACAGGTACAGCCACTGCCACGGAAACAGCTTGCGGATCTTGATGTCGGTCCAGACGGTGTGACCGGGCAGGTCCAGCAACGGGCGCAGGGCGTCCAGGTCGATGTCCTGTTCGGCGAAGACCTCCATGTAGACGTCGCCGGGGCCGTCGAAGGGGACGTCCATCTGGTTGTCGTCGAGGATGCCTTTGCGCATCGGCACGAACGTCGCCATCTCGGTCGAGGTGGTTCGCCAGAATTCGCCGTCGCGCTCCCAGGCGAAGGAGCGGGAGATGCTGCCTCGGATGCGGGTTGGCATGATGATGCGTCCGCCGGGGGCGAGCTGGTCCATGACCTTCCCCGGGAGGTCGCCGGTGCCGACCGTGAACTGGATGCGGTCGTAGGGGGCGTGCTCCGGCAGGCCCGCAGCGGCGTCGCCGAGCAGTGGCGTCACGTTGGTGACACCGTCGTCTTGGAGGTGCTTGCGTGCGCCGGCGACGAGGTCTTCGTCGACGTCCAGGGTGTAGACGTGTCCGGTGGGGCCGACGAGGTGGCCCAGCAGTGCCGCGTTGTAGCCGGTGGCTGCGCCGCCCTCCAGGATCTTGTGGCCCGGCTGGGCGTTGAGCTGTTCCAGCTGGGTGATCACGATGGTGGGGGCGGAGGCGCAGGAGATCATGGTGCCTGCGTCGTTTTCCTTGATGTGGACCGAGTCGTCGGCGTAGGCCCTGGCGGCCTCGACGTCGGGGACGTAGTGGTGGCGGTCGACGCTGAGAAAGGCTTCTTCGATCGCCGGGGTGCGCAGCCAGCCTTCGTCTTTCATGGCTTGAGCGCGGGCTTGGGCGAGGTCGGGGGTGTCGGGGGTGATGGTGGTCTCCATTTCCCCGACCCTAGGTGTGTTCGGGGGTGTCCAGGCGGTAGGCACGATCGCGGTCTCGTAGCCGGAGAAGGCCACCTGTTCGGCCAGCCATGCGGCGGCGACCTGTTCGGTGCCGGCGACGCCGCCACGGTTGAAGGCGAAGATCGCGTGGTGGGCCAGGACGGCGCGCAGGCCGCGCTGAAGCGTGCCTCTATCGGCCAGGACTGCGAGATTCCGGCCGGCGTCATGGAAGGCGGCGATGCGTTGCCGCCACTGCTCGTCGGCGTCCGGGATCTGCGCGCCGTCGGCGTTCATCAGCCGACGCATGGTCTTTACGGCGTTGATCAGACGGTCACCGCTGGGAAGCTGTCCACGGTCCGGCCGGGGCCGCTCGGCGGCGAGCTTGGCCCAGACGTCGCCGGTCTCGAACCGGTCCAGGCCGGCACCGCGGCACATGGCGGAGATCAGCAGGACACAGCGCTCCCGGTTGCCGGGGCGCCCGGTGTCGGCCAGAGCTCCGGGGCTGTCCGCGCAGAACAGCGTGTGTGCGACGTCCATCCCCTCGGGGCCGCCGAACGGTCGGTTCTCGGGCTCGTAGATCCCGCCGTTCCATCCGGACACCAGGCCTTCGGCGACGAGCCGGTCCAGCAGCGGCCCGGCGGGCGCCGCGGTGCGCAGGCGCAACTGGCCACGCTTGCGCAGAAACCAGAACGGCTGACCGGCCAGGTGCTCCAGCAGCGCGGTGGCGGCCTCGGGCGTCACACCGTGGCCCTGGGGAAACGACACGAAGCAGTGGAACCAGCTGGTGTCGACGGTGATCGGAACGTTGTCGTCGTTCAGGTCCATGCCGGACTCCTTCTTGTTATGGGGGATTGGTCAGGTGATCAGAAGTGCTCGGGTCCAGCCGGTTGTGTCCGGGCCGGCCATCGCCAGTTCGGCCCCGGCACGGCCTTCCAGGAAGCCGGGCTTGGTCAGCCGGTCGAAGTCGGCTATCAGCGCTCGTTCCAGGCCCGTGCAGGTGTTGTCGAAGCGGGCTGGTTCGGTGCTGTCGGCGGCTAACGCCCTGGTGACAGTCAGCAGGCCGGCCCAGCCGTGGCACAGGCCGGCGTCATTGATGCGGCCGATGGTGTGCGGGTCGTTCAGCGCGGTGAGTGCGACGTCCTCCGCGGACCGGCGCAGAGCGTCCTCGCCGAGGGCGATGGCGGCGAGCTGCCGGGCCCTAGCGACGCCCAAGGCGCCGTAGCACCACGACGGCCGAGCTGGTGGGGGTTTCGAAGGATTGTCGAACTGGCGGCGAATTGTCCAGTAGGAGCCGTCGTGCTTTGCCAGCCAGCTGTCGCAGACGCGGATCGCGTCGAGTTGGCCGGCGACGGTGATCCCGGCACGGGCGGCGAGCGCCAGCAGCGCCAACGGACCAGCGATGCCGTGGGCCATGCCGTTGTTGCTGTGACCGCCCTGGTCCGGATCCTGGTCCGGACCGAAGGCACACCACCATCCGGGAAGGCCGTCCGGCCGCGGCTGCGCCAGAGCAACCAGGTACGCCAGGACCTCGGTGAGCAGGTCCGGTGGCGAGTCGCGGAACAGCAGCAGCGCACCCAGGCCGGTCAGGCCGCGGATGAGGTCGAAGTCCGCCAGCTCAACCACGGGATCCGGGTTGACGCGTCGACGGTGGTGGGCCAGGGACAGGCGGCGCACGACAACTCGGTCTACTTGCTCGCTCACAGCGGCGTTGTCCTGGCCGGCGCAACGCAGGACGAACTCGACGGCCGGAGCTCCGTGGTACAGGCAGGCGTTGGCTCCGGTGCTGACTCCGTCGGCGATCGCCGCGGTGATGCAGGCCCGAGCACGTTCGCTGTCGCAGCGCTGGATGTGCAGCAGCGCCACGCCGAGTGCGCCTTCGGCGAGGTCTTGACGCCCGGAGGAGCTCATCGGGCGGCCACGCTGACGACGATGCTGTGCGCGCGACCGCCGAGCCAGCCGGCCGCCCTGTCCGGAGGCGCCTCGAACATCGTCGCCGTGCCGCGGACGCGCAGGTGCCTTCGCAAGACCTCAAGATGCATGCTGTCCTCCAGATCGAGTGGCAGGTGCTGGTCTCCGTCGGTGAGGCGCACGGATTTCGGCATCCGGTGCCGGCTGCGCCACAGATGCAGTTCTCGGGCCCACTCGTGCAGCGTCACCGACGAGCCCGGCAGGTCACGGGCCTGGACCCGCCAGCGAGCGGGAATCAGGATCGTGCGACGATGATGCAGCGCCGGGGTGAACGGGAGCACGAGCGCCGCGCCCCAGTCAAAGCCCGTCACCTGCGGGCACTGAGCACGCGAAATCTCGGCCAGGAACCGGGCGAGCGGCGGGGTGTAGTTCTCCCAGATGAAGTTGATGGCTGTCGTGGCAAGCGGCTCCAGGTGCTCCCCGGTCGCGGCCACGGTCAGCACCAGACGTTCGCCGTCGAACAGCACCGCCAGGTCATCCGGCAGCAGCACGTCCGGCCCCCGGTGCCGGAACTCTCCGACGCTGAGTACGGTCGGCAGGATCTGCGGGGCGCGGGTGAGCAGGTCCGCGACGCGCCGTGCAGGGTGGAAGGACATCTGCGCCGTGCGCGCGCCGGGCTCGACCGTCGGCAGGTCCGTGAAGCCTGGGGCTGGGTCGTCGCCGAACAGGTGCCACATCCTGGCGGCGTAGGCACCGGCCGCGCGGGAGGCGGTATGGACACGCAGCCGGAAGTCGCCGCGATCGAGCGCCGCGACCGACTCGGACTGGATCTCCCCGCAGATTTCCAGGTGCGGGGCCTGGCGTGCCGCGGCCTCACCAGCCGCGTGTTTGATCCGTTCGATCAATGCGCCGGTGAGGTCGACAACGCGGGCCCCCTCGACGGCTGCGGACCCGGCGATCTCCAGCAGTACCCGGTCCCTCAACGACATCGGACGCGGAGGCATCGACAGCGCGCCGAACCCGTCCGGGAACCCGAGCCCACTACCAGGGTTGGTCAGCACGCGCAGATCGACCGGTACACCTTCGCCGTATCGGTCGGCGAACCGCTGCGTGTACTCCCGCCACGCCGGAGAGCCGGCCGGGTACACCGGCATGCGCGCGAGCAACGTCGCGGCCGTCTCGAACTCGATGCCCACCGCCTCCGGCAGGGTGATCTGCGCATCCAGCAGCAGATCAACAGCCATCGGCGTCCCCGTTGGACGCACACGGGCGTCAAGCACTTCGGCCGGGTCCACGACCGTTGCCGGCGCGTGCAGCTCCGACACCAGCGCACCGACCCGCAGCAGCTCGCCCACGGCCGCGGCGACACGCTCCCGCGGCGCAGCCGGGTACTCCGCCGCGATCTTGGCCAGCAGTTCGCTGTGCAGTATCGGCTCGGCTGCCACGGCCAGCACCAAAGCGAGGACCGGCGTCACGGTCAAGGCGTTCTCGTCGGCGCCTTCCTCCGGGACGAACAGACGGCCCTCACGGGTGTAAGCCAGGTTGTTGACGACCACCTGAACGCCGCTCATCGTCTCCGGGTCGGCCTGGGCGGCATCGATCACTTGCTTCAGCGCGGTCGGATCGTGCCGTGCCGACAGCAGGTGTCGGGTCCCGAACCTTGCTTCAGCGGCGGTGCCGAACGCGATGGGGGCTACACCGGCAAAAAGCCCGAAGGGAATCGAGCGGCCGGTGAATCGGAGGGCGTACTTGCCGACGGACAGTGCGGCGCGCCGGGCGCGCTTGGCGTTGTCGATAGTGCCGTCGAGCACGTCCTGGACCTGGCGGGCCAGATCGGGACTCGCGGTGGCCATCGCGCGGGCGAACTCGTCGTCGCCCCACGCGCTCTCCAGCCACGTACGCCAGCTGGCGGTCGTCGCGCCGGACTCCGGCCAGGGCACGAGCGGCACCGGCTCGATTCGGGCGGCGGCACGCAGCATCGCGTGCGGCGCGTGCTGATACAGCGTCTTCCGACCTGCCAATGTCCTGTCCCATCGTTTCGTGCGGGTGGCGCGCGGGCCGGCCGAGGCGGCCGGCCCGCGCTGGTCGTGCTCAGGAGGTGGTGCAAGCGCTCCCGCAGGTACTCCCGCAGGTGTCGCCGGTGCCGCACATCAGGGCGTTCTCCGAAGCGGGCGTGTTCTGGATGAAGGTGATGTCGAAGTCGAAGGGATCGACTTCCGTCTCCGCGTGGGTGCCAGCGGTCGTGCGGTCCAGGACCGTGTCGGCGGTAGGTGGGCTCATCGTGCTTCTCCTTTGGTGGGTTGTGCGGGTATCGACACCGCGGCGCGAGTTCCACGGCAAGGGGATGGTGATCGTTGATCTGTTTCCTGTGCGTCTGTTTGGCGCCGCGGTTGCACAGTGCCCAGCTCCTGGCGAACGCAGCGGTGGCCACGTCCTCCCAGGAATCGCACAGCGCGATCATGCGGATGCGGTCCGAGAGACAGGTCGCTGCCATCGTTCTCGCACATGGCCTGCCTCTGGGGGAGTGATGACGGGTCGGGTACTGGTTAGGCGTGCTGTGTGGCGCCACCTGCTTCATCGTGGCCAAATGGCGGCCTACGAGGGTTCCCATGGGCGTGGCCAGAACCGTCATCAATTCCGTACTCATTTCAGTACGCTGAGTCCGTGGACCTCGGGGAGCTGATCGAGAGGCAGATGAAAGAGCTTGGCCTGAGCCTGAGTGATGTGGCCGATAGGGCGATGCGTGTTGCTAACCGGCACACGCTGAACCGTCAGCACGTGTGGCGTTGGAAGCAGCAGGGAGTCGTCCCGAAGCTCTGGCTCGAACCGCTGGCTGAGGCGTTGGGGGTAGACCCGGACGAGTTGCGGTCGGCGGCGGCTCGAGGCAAGTCCGATCCCGAGCCTGCTCGCGAGGAGGCTGTCCGCCTCTACGCTGCGCGCGAGCTGATTACCCAGGCGCAGTGGAACCAGATCATCGCCGAGGCGCACGAGACGATCTGGCTGTACGGGATGGCGGAGTACCGCTATGCCCATGATCCGGCGGTTCCCGCCATCTTGGCCAAGGCGACGAGCGCGGGCTGTGAAGTCAAGGTTCTGCTGCTGAACCCGCAGTTGCCGGAGATCGCCCAGATCGACCAGGCCGAGGGCAACCCGGCTGGCGCGCTTAGCAGCAGGATTCAAGCGGCGCTCGACCGATTCCTGGACATAGCGAACGACTGCGGACCTAGGATGCGGGTGCGTACGTACATGTCGACTCCAACCACCAGCATTGTCCGGGGCGACAGCAGGATGTTCGTCACCCCCTACGTGCGCCATCTGATCGGTCGCAGCTCCCCGACCCATGAGCTGCGACGAGCCTTCGACGGCGGCGCATTCGACCGCTACGCCGAACACGCTGATGCCGTGTGGACCACAGCAAAGGAGCACCCCGGGTGACAACGCCAGCTGCACAGAACCCCAGCTCGACCAGCATGAAGGACAGCGAAATCCTGCGAAGCGAGGTGATCGTCGCCAAGCCCAAGAAGTTCATACGAGAAGATATTCGGATGCCCGACGGGGTGGAGATCGACTGGTACTTCATTGACACGCCAGCCTCGGTGATGGTCGTCGCCGCCGCCGAGGAAGGTGTGCTGGTGATGGTGCGGCAGTACAGGCACAACCTGAAGCGCCACACCATCGAGCTTGCCGCCGGTGGAGTATCAGACGGAGAGGATCCCGAAGCCGCCGCCCTGCGCGAGTTGGAGGAGGAGACTGGCTACGCGCCAGCCGAGGGTGTGCGGCTTCAACACCTCGGCAGTTTCTACTCTCTGCCGTCCGAGACCAACAAGATCACTCACGTGTACCTCGCGGCGCCGGTGGTCAAGGTCGCTGATCCGGTCCCCGACAACCTGATCGAGCAGTACTTCGACATGAGCGTCGTGGAGATCCCGGTCATCGAAGCCTTCGACCGCCTCGGCCGCGACATCGACGGCATGGAGACCGTCGGCGCACTGATGCTGGCCCGACCGCATATCACGTCAACTTGAACCGCTCCCACCGCTAGCGACCGTCGCGGAACCCACTGCCTGGAGCGCCTTAGTAGCGGTGACCCCGCGATGCGACACCGTCGGTCGCTTTAGCAGTGGTCGGGTTCGGGACACCGCCCGCCGCTGATTCAGCGCGCTCGGACGCGGCGCACTCGTGGGGCTGCGGCGGTTGGGTCCTGGGAATGGACCAGTTTTAGGGCGGCGCGTTCGCTGGGCGGCGCGCCACCATCGCCTGCGCCGTCGCGTGCTGTCATGACCAGGCCGAACATCCAACTGCTCAGCTCCTCGACGCTGACATGGAGGTCCTCGGCGGTATCGACCATGGTGACGCCCTGGGCCCGCTGGGCGGGCAGTACCTTGCTGAGGATCTGGGATGACTCCCGCGTCCGGAGTCCCTGGGGTTCGCCCTGCCGGAAGCCGTGCTCGCCGAGCTGGATGCAGGTGCGGCGATAGTGCCAGTCCGAGAGCATATCCAGATCATGGAGTCGGTAGGTCAGCGCCATGGCGGCCACGTTCCAGTTCCGCTTGCCGGCGATGATCTGATCCACCAGCGGCCCGTTCGGCATATGCGCGATCACGCTGGAGCGTGGCATCAGGAACGCGCTGGCGGAGGCGTTCGCCTCCCGCTCGGCCTCGGGGCTGGCCAGGGAGCGCTCGTCGCCGTGCAGCACCAGATGGCCCAGTTCGTGCGCAGCGTCAAACCGCCCACGCTCGGGCGTCGTGGTGGTGTTGAGGAACACGAAAGGAGTGCCGTCACGCCAGTGCGCGAAGGCGTTGATGTCGGCGAACTCCGGCGGGAGCGAGAAGACCCGGACCCCGTTGGCCTCCAGCAGGTGGACCATGTTGCGATCGGGGCGCTGGCCAGGCCCCAACGGGCCCGGACCATCTCGGCGGCGGTCTCAGGGGCCGGCTTGCCCAGGGTCGGCAGGTTGTTCGGCGGCAGCCGGTATCGCGCGTCGATCCAATGGTACAACTCGA encodes:
- a CDS encoding NUDIX domain-containing protein, with amino-acid sequence MTTPAAQNPSSTSMKDSEILRSEVIVAKPKKFIREDIRMPDGVEIDWYFIDTPASVMVVAAAEEGVLVMVRQYRHNLKRHTIELAAGGVSDGEDPEAAALRELEEETGYAPAEGVRLQHLGSFYSLPSETNKITHVYLAAPVVKVADPVPDNLIEQYFDMSVVEIPVIEAFDRLGRDIDGMETVGALMLARPHITST
- a CDS encoding ImmA/IrrE family metallo-endopeptidase, with the protein product MVHLLEANGVRVFSLPPEFADINAFAHWRDGTPFVFLNTTTTPERGRFDAAHELGHLVLHGDERSLASPEAEREANASASAFLMPRSSVIAHMPNGPLVDQIIAGKRNWNVAAMALTYRLHDLDMLSDWHYRRTCIQLGEHGFRQGEPQGLRTRESSQILSKVLPAQRAQGVTMVDTAEDLHVSVEELSSWMFGLVMTARDGAGDGGAPPSERAALKLVHSQDPTAAAPRVRRVRAR
- a CDS encoding lantibiotic dehydratase family protein; the protein is MLRAAARIEPVPLVPWPESGATTASWRTWLESAWGDDEFARAMATASPDLARQVQDVLDGTIDNAKRARRAALSVGKYALRFTGRSIPFGLFAGVAPIAFGTAAEARFGTRHLLSARHDPTALKQVIDAAQADPETMSGVQVVVNNLAYTREGRLFVPEEGADENALTVTPVLALVLAVAAEPILHSELLAKIAAEYPAAPRERVAAAVGELLRVGALVSELHAPATVVDPAEVLDARVRPTGTPMAVDLLLDAQITLPEAVGIEFETAATLLARMPVYPAGSPAWREYTQRFADRYGEGVPVDLRVLTNPGSGLGFPDGFGALSMPPRPMSLRDRVLLEIAGSAAVEGARVVDLTGALIERIKHAAGEAAARQAPHLEICGEIQSESVAALDRGDFRLRVHTASRAAGAYAARMWHLFGDDPAPGFTDLPTVEPGARTAQMSFHPARRVADLLTRAPQILPTVLSVGEFRHRGPDVLLPDDLAVLFDGERLVLTVAATGEHLEPLATTAINFIWENYTPPLARFLAEISRAQCPQVTGFDWGAALVLPFTPALHHRRTILIPARWRVQARDLPGSSVTLHEWARELHLWRSRHRMPKSVRLTDGDQHLPLDLEDSMHLEVLRRHLRVRGTATMFEAPPDRAAGWLGGRAHSIVVSVAAR
- the fxlM gene encoding methyltransferase, FxLD system, coding for MDLNDDNVPITVDTSWFHCFVSFPQGHGVTPEAATALLEHLAGQPFWFLRKRGQLRLRTAAPAGPLLDRLVAEGLVSGWNGGIYEPENRPFGGPEGMDVAHTLFCADSPGALADTGRPGNRERCVLLISAMCRGAGLDRFETGDVWAKLAAERPRPDRGQLPSGDRLINAVKTMRRLMNADGAQIPDADEQWRQRIAAFHDAGRNLAVLADRGTLQRGLRAVLAHHAIFAFNRGGVAGTEQVAAAWLAEQVAFSGYETAIVPTAWTPPNTPRVGEMETTITPDTPDLAQARAQAMKDEGWLRTPAIEEAFLSVDRHHYVPDVEAARAYADDSVHIKENDAGTMISCASAPTIVITQLEQLNAQPGHKILEGGAATGYNAALLGHLVGPTGHVYTLDVDEDLVAGARKHLQDDGVTNVTPLLGDAAAGLPEHAPYDRIQFTVGTGDLPGKVMDQLAPGGRIIMPTRIRGSISRSFAWERDGEFWRTTSTEMATFVPMRKGILDDNQMDVPFDGPGDVYMEVFAEQDIDLDALRPLLDLPGHTVWTDIKIRKLFPWQWLYLWMTCTLPNGLSRLPGRRPDFTGHFTWGSMGTIENGSLAYLTIREDDDETSHYWQIGVTGHGPTAAALVKTMVDIAHDWDSRGGNDMPQPTFRAALGEARNRLDVAGARFIIDKPASRIAVDWPERT
- a CDS encoding lanthionine synthetase C family protein gives rise to the protein MSSSGRQDLAEGALGVALLHIQRCDSERARACITAAIADGVSTGANACLYHGAPAVEFVLRCAGQDNAAVSEQVDRVVVRRLSLAHHRRRVNPDPVVELADFDLIRGLTGLGALLLFRDSPPDLLTEVLAYLVALAQPRPDGLPGWWCAFGPDQDPDQGGHSNNGMAHGIAGPLALLALAARAGITVAGQLDAIRVCDSWLAKHDGSYWTIRRQFDNPSKPPPARPSWCYGALGVARARQLAAIALGEDALRRSAEDVALTALNDPHTIGRINDAGLCHGWAGLLTVTRALAADSTEPARFDNTCTGLERALIADFDRLTKPGFLEGRAGAELAMAGPDTTGWTRALLIT
- a CDS encoding FxLD family lanthipeptide, which gives rise to MSPPTADTVLDRTTAGTHAETEVDPFDFDITFIQNTPASENALMCGTGDTCGSTCGSACTTS
- a CDS encoding helix-turn-helix domain-containing protein, coding for MDLGELIERQMKELGLSLSDVADRAMRVANRHTLNRQHVWRWKQQGVVPKLWLEPLAEALGVDPDELRSAAARGKSDPEPAREEAVRLYAARELITQAQWNQIIAEAHETIWLYGMAEYRYAHDPAVPAILAKATSAGCEVKVLLLNPQLPEIAQIDQAEGNPAGALSSRIQAALDRFLDIANDCGPRMRVRTYMSTPTTSIVRGDSRMFVTPYVRHLIGRSSPTHELRRAFDGGAFDRYAEHADAVWTTAKEHPG